One Peterkaempfera bronchialis DNA window includes the following coding sequences:
- the gcvT gene encoding glycine cleavage system aminomethyltransferase GcvT, whose product MTAGPRRTALDAVHRALGATMTDFAGWDMPLRYGSEREEHNAVRTRAGLFDLSHMGEITVTGPQAGEALDHALVGFVSALGLHRARYTMICGEDGGILDDLIVYRTGDAEFLVVANASNAQLVLDELTARTAGFDASVRDDRDAYALIAVQGPESTAVLGSLTDADLAGLKYYACLPATVAGREVLLARTGYTGEDGFELFAAPADAVHLWQRLTEAGADRGLVPCGLSCRDTLRLEAGMPLYGHELTTATTPFDAGLGRVVRFDKTTNGGDFVGRAALEKAAADAESHPPRVLVGLVSPGRRVPRAGYAVVSASGEPIGEVTSGAPSPTLGKPIAIAYVDAAHAAPGSPAAVDVRGSHEPVEVVALPFYKRAR is encoded by the coding sequence ATGACCGCCGGACCCCGCCGTACCGCCCTGGACGCCGTCCACCGCGCCCTCGGCGCCACCATGACCGACTTCGCCGGGTGGGACATGCCGCTGCGCTACGGCAGCGAGCGCGAGGAGCACAACGCCGTACGCACCCGGGCCGGCCTCTTCGACCTCTCCCACATGGGCGAGATCACCGTGACCGGCCCGCAGGCCGGGGAGGCGCTGGACCACGCGCTGGTCGGCTTTGTCTCCGCGCTCGGCCTGCACCGCGCCCGCTACACCATGATCTGCGGCGAGGACGGCGGCATCCTGGACGACCTGATCGTCTACCGCACCGGGGACGCCGAGTTCCTGGTGGTGGCCAACGCCTCCAACGCCCAGCTGGTGCTGGACGAGCTCACCGCCCGCACCGCCGGGTTCGACGCCAGCGTCCGCGACGACCGCGACGCCTATGCGCTGATCGCCGTCCAGGGCCCGGAGTCGACCGCCGTGCTCGGCTCGCTCACCGACGCCGACCTGGCCGGGCTCAAGTACTACGCCTGCCTGCCCGCCACCGTGGCCGGCCGCGAGGTGCTGCTGGCCCGCACCGGCTACACCGGCGAGGACGGCTTCGAGCTGTTCGCCGCCCCGGCCGACGCCGTCCACCTGTGGCAGCGGCTCACCGAGGCCGGGGCCGACCGGGGCCTGGTCCCCTGCGGCCTCTCCTGCCGCGACACGCTGCGCCTGGAGGCCGGCATGCCGCTGTACGGGCATGAGCTGACCACCGCCACCACCCCCTTCGACGCGGGGCTCGGCCGCGTGGTGCGGTTCGACAAGACCACCAACGGCGGGGACTTCGTCGGCCGCGCCGCCCTGGAGAAGGCCGCCGCCGACGCCGAGTCCCACCCGCCGCGGGTGCTGGTCGGCCTGGTCTCCCCCGGGCGCCGGGTGCCCCGCGCCGGCTATGCCGTGGTCTCCGCCTCCGGCGAGCCGATCGGCGAGGTCACCTCGGGCGCCCCGTCCCCGACCCTGGGCAAGCCCATCGCCATCGCCTATGTCGACGCCGCCCACGCCGCCCCCGGCAGCCCGGCCGCCGTGGACGTCCGTGGCAGCCACGAGCCGGTCGAGGTCGTGGCGCTGCCCTTCTACAAGCGCGCCCGCTGA
- a CDS encoding enhanced serine sensitivity protein SseB, whose product MGFPAGGAPMEYPAAEYPAGEYPAAGYPVVEYPVVEYPAAAWMDGGNWPANELEQVLSAALGDPGATPRVFEVLARSQVWVPLPGGGGPDSPGLDLPTIELAGAPYVPVFSSEETFRRIAGGMACTVAPMWEFARGLPVGVGIAVNPEAPVGVPVPPEGVHELCRGPRDDRWAATPAPGARVALREPAPHEEPLDFLAAAATELSRVPVVLTARRALASVEHTEPVLFVGVELHSHQPEDKAAATEALGRALGAVPLPWQVNIVLLDIAQDPVGEWMAHRVAPFFTRA is encoded by the coding sequence ATGGGCTTTCCGGCGGGCGGCGCCCCCATGGAGTACCCGGCGGCGGAGTACCCGGCCGGGGAGTACCCGGCGGCGGGATACCCGGTCGTGGAGTATCCGGTCGTGGAGTATCCGGCGGCGGCGTGGATGGACGGCGGGAACTGGCCCGCCAATGAGCTGGAGCAGGTGCTCTCGGCCGCGCTGGGCGACCCGGGGGCGACCCCGAGGGTCTTCGAGGTGCTGGCCCGCAGCCAGGTGTGGGTGCCGCTGCCCGGGGGCGGCGGCCCGGACAGCCCCGGCCTGGACCTGCCCACGATCGAGCTGGCCGGAGCCCCGTACGTCCCGGTGTTCTCCTCCGAGGAGACCTTCCGGCGGATCGCCGGGGGGATGGCCTGCACGGTCGCCCCGATGTGGGAGTTCGCCCGGGGGCTGCCGGTGGGCGTCGGCATCGCGGTCAATCCGGAGGCGCCGGTGGGCGTCCCGGTCCCGCCCGAGGGCGTGCATGAACTCTGCCGGGGCCCCCGCGACGACCGCTGGGCCGCCACTCCGGCGCCGGGCGCCAGGGTGGCGCTGCGCGAGCCCGCACCGCACGAGGAGCCACTGGACTTCCTGGCGGCGGCGGCCACCGAGCTCTCCCGGGTACCCGTGGTGCTGACCGCCCGCCGGGCACTGGCCTCCGTCGAGCACACCGAACCCGTCCTCTTCGTCGGCGTGGAGCTCCACAGCCACCAGCCCGAGGACAAGGCGGCGGCCACCGAGGCGCTCGGCCGCGCACTGGGCGCCGTACCGCTGCCCTGGCAGGTCAACATCGTGCTGCTGGACATCGCACAGGACCCGGTCGGCGAGTGGATGGCGCACCGGGTCGCCCCGTTCTTCACCCGGGCCTGA
- a CDS encoding enhanced serine sensitivity protein SseB C-terminal domain-containing protein codes for MSAGAAGGGAHGQWTPGTPGPVERALREVAPGRYDAYEALLHAIADGQLWMLLWQGSPGSPDAQYGNMEVGGDGYVPCVTSPEQLAASGWTRAHEQISGRDIATALYRDRWGLWLDPHAPGGGVGVPWADLRRIAAGLDRLPAGPLALSEPQVQAPHYYALLTQQAYTTPVVRALRRAWVRPVIGEPYLAIGLDLYDTGPQAVEAVRVMMQRSIAVAPEGLAVSTVAMADEYDPVAMWMAAYARPFFDRELMAGGPQSAVPQQPGPPPGYGYPQQGRQYGYPPPGYPPPPQWPGYPPPR; via the coding sequence TTGAGCGCGGGAGCGGCAGGCGGCGGCGCGCACGGGCAGTGGACCCCCGGGACCCCCGGGCCGGTGGAGCGTGCCCTGCGCGAGGTGGCGCCGGGCCGCTATGACGCGTACGAGGCGCTGCTGCACGCCATCGCCGACGGGCAGCTGTGGATGCTGCTCTGGCAGGGCAGCCCGGGCAGCCCCGACGCCCAGTACGGGAACATGGAGGTCGGCGGGGACGGCTATGTGCCCTGCGTGACCTCGCCCGAGCAACTCGCGGCCAGCGGCTGGACCCGCGCCCATGAGCAGATCTCCGGCCGGGACATCGCCACCGCCCTCTACCGGGACCGCTGGGGCCTCTGGCTGGACCCGCACGCCCCGGGCGGCGGCGTCGGCGTGCCCTGGGCCGACCTGCGGAGGATCGCCGCCGGGCTGGACCGGCTGCCGGCCGGCCCGCTGGCGCTGAGCGAGCCGCAGGTGCAGGCGCCGCACTACTACGCGCTGCTCACCCAGCAGGCGTACACCACCCCGGTGGTGCGGGCGCTGCGCCGGGCCTGGGTGCGGCCGGTGATCGGCGAGCCCTACCTGGCGATCGGCCTCGACCTGTACGACACCGGGCCGCAGGCCGTGGAGGCGGTGCGGGTCATGATGCAGCGGTCCATCGCGGTGGCGCCGGAGGGGCTGGCGGTCTCCACGGTGGCGATGGCGGACGAGTACGACCCGGTGGCGATGTGGATGGCCGCGTACGCCCGGCCGTTCTTCGACCGCGAGCTGATGGCGGGCGGGCCGCAGTCGGCCGTGCCGCAGCAGCCGGGGCCGCCCCCGGGGTACGGCTATCCGCAGCAGGGCCGGCAGTACGGCTACCCGCCCCCGGGCTACCCGCCGCCCCCGCAGTGGCCGGGGTATCCGCCGCCGCGCTGA
- a CDS encoding DUF885 family protein: MEERLRAVCDLMVPTVRETAGLHEYDGRVQDLSPDGVRAGLDALRRARRTGDATVVPGSHDDAHLTAFEESLRAQLGTLQLHRRDPYLHLANLEVACYDREYAPAEERAIARRRHLAAWPDAVDGAIASLDRLAAPVAGALLGTVRGLATGLHPDQGTETADALAAHARLVGHLARAAEYGDPDFALGAEGLALLMSSQECLPVDLGRLAERADAERDRLRALLAESCRALDPGRTPARLVPRLLADHPDAAGVVPEAARLTEELIAFTRERGLAPHTDGVCLVGPAPESRRWSTAMMTWSGPGEPDAPSWYHLAPPDPGRPAGEREEWLTVFSRTTLPAITAHEVAPGHFAHGRSLRRAATPVRRALHSLAFCEGWAHYAEEVCLEEGFRGGDARFAVGVALEALVRVTRLACAIGLHTGAMDVAEATRRFMADAHLPRTGAAAEARRGTFDACYGRYTWGKLEIRALRERTRAAWGPAFTLPRFHRALLDLGSPPLGLLPAEGLRPS, translated from the coding sequence ATGGAGGAACGCCTGCGAGCGGTGTGCGACCTGATGGTTCCGACGGTCCGCGAGACGGCCGGTCTGCACGAGTACGACGGCCGGGTGCAGGACCTCTCCCCCGACGGTGTGCGGGCCGGGCTGGACGCGCTGCGGCGTGCCCGCCGGACCGGCGACGCCACCGTCGTCCCCGGCTCGCACGACGACGCCCATCTGACCGCCTTCGAGGAGTCCCTGCGGGCCCAGTTGGGCACCCTCCAACTGCACCGCCGCGACCCCTATCTGCACCTCGCCAACCTCGAAGTGGCCTGCTACGACAGGGAGTACGCACCCGCCGAGGAGCGCGCCATCGCCCGCCGCCGCCACCTGGCCGCCTGGCCGGACGCCGTGGACGGCGCCATCGCCTCCCTGGACCGGCTCGCCGCCCCCGTCGCCGGGGCCCTGCTGGGCACCGTCCGCGGACTCGCCACCGGGCTCCACCCCGACCAGGGCACCGAGACCGCCGACGCCCTGGCCGCCCACGCCCGCCTGGTCGGGCACCTCGCCCGCGCCGCCGAGTACGGGGACCCGGACTTCGCCCTCGGAGCGGAGGGACTGGCTCTGCTGATGAGCAGTCAGGAATGCCTGCCCGTCGACCTGGGCCGCCTCGCCGAGCGCGCCGACGCGGAACGCGACCGGCTGCGGGCCCTGCTCGCCGAGTCCTGCCGCGCCCTCGACCCGGGCCGTACCCCCGCCCGGCTGGTCCCCCGGCTGCTCGCCGACCACCCCGACGCGGCCGGGGTCGTCCCCGAGGCCGCCCGGCTCACCGAGGAGCTGATCGCCTTCACCCGGGAACGCGGACTCGCCCCGCACACCGACGGGGTCTGCCTGGTCGGCCCGGCACCCGAGTCCCGCCGCTGGTCGACGGCGATGATGACCTGGTCCGGCCCCGGCGAACCCGACGCGCCCTCCTGGTACCACCTGGCCCCGCCGGACCCCGGCCGACCGGCCGGAGAACGCGAGGAGTGGCTCACCGTCTTCTCCCGCACCACGCTGCCCGCCATCACCGCGCACGAGGTCGCCCCCGGCCACTTCGCCCACGGCCGGTCGCTCCGCCGCGCCGCGACGCCCGTCCGCCGCGCGCTGCACTCGCTCGCCTTCTGCGAGGGCTGGGCGCACTACGCGGAGGAGGTCTGCCTGGAGGAGGGGTTCCGGGGCGGCGACGCCCGGTTCGCCGTGGGGGTGGCCCTGGAGGCGCTGGTCCGGGTGACCCGGCTGGCCTGCGCCATCGGTCTGCACACCGGCGCCATGGACGTCGCGGAGGCCACCCGGCGCTTTATGGCCGACGCCCATCTGCCCAGGACCGGCGCCGCCGCCGAGGCCCGGCGCGGCACCTTCGACGCCTGCTACGGCCGCTACACCTGGGGCAAGCTGGAGATCCGGGCCCTGCGGGAACGCACCCGCGCCGCCTGGGGCCCGGCCTTCACCCTGCCCCGCTTCCACCGAGCCCTGCTGGACCTGGGCAGCCCGCCCCTGGGCCTGCTGCCCGCCGAGGGCCTGCGGCCGAGCTGA
- a CDS encoding ABC transporter permease produces MTAPLHDSGTATIEVPEQLPEVQGKKIEGRSPGRIAWDRLKRDKVALGGAVVVLLLILAAVFAPVLTHFFGHPPDEFHQDMINPDLGTPKGAFGGMSKDFLLGVDPTFGRDVFSRILYGARISLVVAFLAAMVSVGIGVLMGTAAGYFGGWVDAVISRVMDLLLAFPQLLFAIALVSVMPDNLLGLSGTGVRMAVLIMVIGFFGWPYIGRIVRGQALSLREREFIDAAKSLGAGSIHIVLRELLPNLVAPILVYATLIIPTNILTEAALSFLGAGVKPPTPSWGQMLSEAVHIYQADPTYMVVPGLAIFITVLAFNLFGDGLRDALDPKGN; encoded by the coding sequence ATGACTGCTCCACTGCACGACAGCGGAACCGCGACGATCGAGGTTCCCGAGCAACTGCCTGAGGTGCAGGGGAAGAAGATCGAGGGCAGATCGCCCGGCCGTATTGCCTGGGACCGCCTCAAGCGGGACAAGGTGGCTCTGGGCGGCGCCGTGGTCGTCCTTCTGCTGATCCTGGCCGCAGTCTTCGCCCCGGTACTCACCCATTTCTTCGGCCACCCGCCGGACGAGTTCCACCAGGACATGATCAACCCCGACCTGGGCACCCCCAAGGGCGCCTTCGGCGGGATGAGCAAGGACTTCCTGCTCGGCGTCGACCCGACCTTCGGCCGCGACGTGTTCAGCCGCATCCTGTACGGCGCCCGGATATCCCTGGTGGTGGCCTTCCTGGCAGCCATGGTGTCGGTGGGGATCGGTGTGCTGATGGGCACCGCCGCCGGGTACTTCGGCGGCTGGGTGGACGCGGTGATCAGCCGGGTCATGGACCTGCTGCTGGCCTTCCCTCAGCTCCTGTTCGCCATCGCCCTGGTCTCGGTCATGCCGGACAACCTGCTGGGCCTGAGCGGCACCGGCGTCCGGATGGCTGTCCTGATCATGGTCATCGGCTTCTTCGGCTGGCCCTACATCGGGCGCATCGTCCGCGGCCAGGCACTGTCGCTGCGCGAACGGGAGTTCATCGACGCGGCCAAGAGCCTCGGTGCGGGTTCCATCCACATCGTGCTCCGCGAGCTGCTGCCCAACCTGGTCGCCCCGATCCTGGTGTACGCGACACTGATCATCCCGACCAATATCCTCACCGAGGCCGCTCTGAGCTTCCTGGGCGCCGGCGTGAAGCCGCCGACCCCCTCCTGGGGCCAGATGCTCTCCGAGGCAGTGCACATCTATCAGGCGGACCCCACCTACATGGTGGTCCCCGGCCTCGCGATCTTCATCACGGTACTTGCGTTCAACCTCTTCGGTGACGGTCTGAGGGATGCCCTCGACCCGAAGGGCAACTGA
- a CDS encoding ABC transporter substrate-binding protein codes for MNRSRTLAAAGLVAALALTASACGGSKGGGSSSNGGKAKPAAGAGFNAAVGNVVNASAKTGGTLNLWSSQDADSWDPARGYYAFVWNMERFYARTLLAYDSKPGKDGLELVPDLAADKPEISADGKTYTFKLKDGLKFEDGSPITSKDIKYGIERVFAQDVISGGPTYLVQSLDQGQKYPGPYKDKSADKLGLKSVQTPDDQTIIFKLTKADSSFPYLLAMGSASPVPQKLDTGARYGQKPVSSGPYKFESYEPGKSLTLVRNDQWDPKTDPFRKALPEKVTLTITSNADDMDARLLAGTADLDIGQTGVSQDAQIKVLQDSKLKANTDDPFNGFIRYVSLVPKVAPFDNEHCRKAVLYAANPTDLQTARGGPTAGSTYGNMLPPNILGSDDYDPFNLTQGKSQVDKAKDELKQCGKPDGFKTTIAVRNNKDKEVKTAVALQNALKAVGIDAAIDQYDGKLLSSVVGAPDVVHKKGYGLIVMGWGADYPNGSGFLQPLVDGRFIATNGNNNFAEINDPEINGLFDKAAGETDPAAAADIYKQINHKVVDGAYYLPVVADKALNYRNPRLTNVYVHEAFGMVDFQALGTSDGK; via the coding sequence ATGAATCGCAGCAGAACTCTTGCAGCGGCCGGTCTGGTCGCCGCGCTGGCACTCACCGCCTCCGCTTGCGGTGGCTCCAAGGGCGGCGGCAGCTCCAGCAACGGCGGCAAGGCCAAGCCGGCTGCCGGCGCCGGCTTCAACGCGGCGGTGGGCAATGTCGTCAACGCCTCCGCCAAGACCGGCGGCACCCTCAACCTCTGGAGCAGCCAGGACGCCGACTCCTGGGACCCGGCGCGCGGCTACTACGCCTTCGTCTGGAACATGGAGCGCTTCTACGCCCGCACCCTGCTGGCGTACGACTCCAAGCCGGGCAAGGACGGCCTGGAGCTGGTGCCCGACCTGGCGGCCGACAAGCCGGAGATCTCCGCGGACGGCAAGACCTACACCTTCAAGCTGAAGGACGGTCTGAAGTTCGAGGACGGCTCGCCGATCACCTCCAAGGACATCAAGTACGGCATCGAGCGGGTCTTCGCCCAGGACGTCATCAGCGGCGGTCCGACCTACCTGGTCCAGTCGCTGGACCAGGGCCAGAAGTACCCCGGCCCGTACAAGGACAAGTCCGCCGACAAGCTCGGTCTGAAGTCCGTCCAGACCCCGGACGACCAGACCATCATCTTCAAGCTGACCAAGGCCGACTCCTCCTTCCCGTACCTGCTGGCCATGGGCTCCGCCTCGCCCGTGCCGCAGAAGCTGGACACCGGCGCCCGCTACGGCCAGAAGCCCGTCTCCTCCGGCCCGTACAAGTTCGAGTCGTATGAGCCCGGCAAGTCGCTGACCCTGGTCCGCAACGACCAGTGGGACCCGAAGACCGACCCGTTCCGCAAGGCGCTGCCGGAGAAGGTCACCCTGACCATCACCAGCAACGCGGACGACATGGACGCCCGTCTGCTGGCCGGCACCGCCGACCTGGACATCGGCCAGACCGGCGTGTCGCAGGACGCGCAGATCAAGGTCCTCCAGGACAGCAAGCTCAAGGCCAACACGGACGACCCGTTCAACGGCTTCATCCGCTATGTCTCGCTGGTCCCGAAGGTCGCCCCCTTCGACAACGAGCACTGCCGCAAGGCCGTCCTGTACGCGGCCAACCCGACCGACCTGCAGACCGCCCGTGGCGGCCCGACGGCCGGCTCGACCTACGGCAACATGCTCCCCCCGAACATCCTCGGCTCGGACGACTACGACCCGTTCAACCTGACCCAGGGCAAGTCCCAGGTCGACAAGGCCAAGGACGAGCTGAAGCAGTGCGGCAAGCCTGACGGCTTCAAGACCACCATCGCGGTCCGCAACAACAAGGACAAGGAGGTGAAGACCGCTGTCGCGCTCCAGAACGCGCTCAAGGCCGTGGGCATCGACGCCGCGATCGACCAGTACGACGGCAAGCTCCTCTCCTCCGTCGTGGGTGCGCCGGACGTCGTCCACAAGAAGGGCTACGGCCTGATCGTCATGGGCTGGGGCGCCGACTACCCCAACGGCTCGGGCTTCCTCCAGCCGCTGGTGGACGGCCGCTTCATCGCCACCAACGGCAACAACAACTTCGCCGAGATCAACGACCCGGAGATCAACGGCCTGTTCGACAAGGCCGCGGGTGAGACCGACCCGGCGGCGGCTGCCGACATCTACAAGCAGATCAACCACAAGGTCGTCGACGGCGCCTACTACCTGCCGGTCGTGGCGGACAAGGCGCTCAACTACCGCAACCCGCGGCTGACCAACGTCTACGTCCACGAGGCCTTCGGCATGGTCGACTTCCAGGCCCTCGGTACCAGCGACGGCAAGTGA
- a CDS encoding ABC transporter permease → MLVYLIRRLVNVAVLLLVVSAITFGIFFMVPKLTGSDPALYYVGKIADKAAVEGIRHKMGLDKPIIEQYGLFLKGIFVGRDYSQGADITHCAAPCLGYSFKTEQEVWPLLLNRLPVTGSLAAGASVLWLLLGTATGIVSALRRRTFLDRATMVTALAGVSLPIYFTGLLALSVFVHTLGWFPNDYVDFGDDPVAWAQNLMLPWISLAFLYAATYARLTRATLLEVLGEDYIRTARAKGLKERTVIGKHALRSTMTPILTIFGLDIGALIGGAVLTESTFNLRGMGYEAVQAIAQSDLPVIMGVTLFAAFFIVMANLVVDLLYAVVDPRVRLG, encoded by the coding sequence GTGCTCGTGTATCTCATCCGACGGCTCGTCAACGTCGCCGTCCTGCTGCTGGTGGTCTCCGCGATCACCTTCGGCATCTTCTTCATGGTGCCGAAGCTCACCGGTAGCGATCCGGCCCTGTACTACGTCGGAAAGATCGCCGACAAGGCCGCTGTCGAAGGCATCCGCCACAAGATGGGCCTCGACAAGCCGATCATCGAGCAGTACGGCCTGTTTCTGAAGGGCATCTTCGTAGGGCGTGACTACAGCCAGGGGGCTGACATCACGCACTGCGCGGCGCCGTGCCTCGGCTACTCCTTCAAGACCGAGCAGGAGGTGTGGCCGCTGCTGCTGAACCGGCTCCCGGTCACCGGCTCGCTCGCCGCCGGCGCCTCGGTGCTGTGGCTGCTGCTGGGCACCGCGACCGGCATCGTCTCCGCGCTGCGCCGCCGGACCTTCCTGGACCGCGCCACCATGGTGACGGCCCTGGCCGGCGTCTCGCTGCCGATCTACTTCACCGGTCTGCTGGCGCTGTCGGTCTTCGTCCACACACTCGGCTGGTTCCCCAACGACTATGTCGACTTCGGCGACGATCCGGTGGCCTGGGCGCAGAACCTGATGCTCCCCTGGATCAGCCTGGCCTTCCTCTATGCCGCGACCTACGCCCGGCTCACCCGGGCCACGCTGCTGGAGGTCCTGGGCGAGGACTACATCCGGACGGCCCGGGCCAAGGGCCTCAAGGAGCGGACGGTCATCGGCAAGCACGCCCTGCGCTCCACGATGACCCCCATCCTCACCATCTTCGGGCTGGACATCGGCGCGCTGATCGGCGGCGCCGTGCTCACCGAGTCGACCTTCAACCTCCGGGGCATGGGCTACGAGGCCGTCCAGGCCATCGCCCAGAGCGACCTGCCGGTGATCATGGGTGTCACCCTCTTCGCCGCCTTCTTCATCGTCATGGCCAACCTCGTGGTTGACCTCCTCTACGCAGTCGTCGACCCCCGGGTGAGGCTCGGATGA
- a CDS encoding ABC transporter ATP-binding protein encodes MSKLTKTSGAPDRSTGHAVESAAEAPSEYLAVRDLRVHFPTDDGLVKSVDGLTFGLEKGKTLGIVGESGSGKSVTSLSILGLHKAGGNRSRNARITGEVWLDGEELIGASPDRVRELRGQKMAMIFQDPLTAMHPYYSVGAQIVEAYRAHHPGVSKKDAKRRAVEMLDRVGIPQPDKRVDDYPHQFSGGMRQRAMIAMALVNDPSLLIADEPTTALDVTVQAQILDLIRDLQKEFGSAVIIITHDLGVVAELADDILVMYGGKCVEKGPAADIFERPEHPYTWGLLGSMPRLDRELQDRLVPVKGSPPSLINVPEGCAFHPRCPYADRTEGRSRTEVPRLNQVGDDGRHLAACHMSAELRHRIFTEEVAPRL; translated from the coding sequence ATGAGCAAGCTGACCAAGACCTCCGGCGCCCCCGACAGGTCCACCGGGCACGCCGTGGAGTCCGCCGCCGAAGCGCCCTCGGAGTACCTGGCGGTCCGCGACCTGCGGGTGCACTTCCCCACCGACGACGGCCTGGTGAAGTCCGTCGACGGCCTCACCTTCGGGCTGGAGAAGGGCAAGACCCTCGGCATCGTCGGCGAGTCCGGCTCCGGCAAGTCCGTCACCTCGCTGTCGATCCTGGGCCTGCACAAGGCCGGCGGCAACCGCAGCCGCAACGCCCGGATCACCGGCGAGGTCTGGCTGGACGGCGAGGAGCTGATCGGCGCCTCCCCCGACCGGGTCCGGGAGCTGCGCGGCCAGAAGATGGCCATGATCTTCCAGGACCCGCTGACCGCGATGCACCCCTACTACTCGGTGGGCGCGCAGATCGTGGAGGCATACCGGGCGCACCACCCCGGCGTCTCCAAGAAGGACGCCAAGCGGCGTGCCGTGGAGATGCTCGACCGGGTCGGCATCCCGCAGCCGGACAAGCGGGTCGACGACTACCCGCACCAGTTCTCCGGCGGTATGCGGCAGCGCGCCATGATCGCCATGGCCCTGGTCAACGACCCGTCGCTGCTGATCGCCGACGAGCCCACCACCGCCCTGGACGTCACCGTGCAGGCCCAGATCCTGGACCTGATCCGGGATCTCCAGAAGGAGTTCGGCTCCGCGGTCATCATCATCACCCACGACCTGGGCGTGGTGGCCGAGCTGGCCGACGACATCCTGGTGATGTACGGCGGCAAGTGCGTGGAGAAGGGCCCGGCGGCGGACATCTTCGAGCGCCCCGAGCACCCGTACACCTGGGGTCTGCTGGGCTCCATGCCGCGCCTGGACCGCGAGCTCCAGGACCGGCTGGTACCGGTCAAGGGGTCCCCGCCCAGCCTGATCAACGTGCCCGAGGGCTGCGCCTTCCACCCGCGCTGCCCGTACGCCGACCGCACCGAGGGCCGATCCCGCACCGAGGTGCCCAGGCTCAACCAGGTCGGCGACGACGGCCGGCACCTGGCGGCCTGCCACA